The proteins below come from a single Panicum hallii strain FIL2 chromosome 7, PHallii_v3.1, whole genome shotgun sequence genomic window:
- the LOC112899043 gene encoding extensin-like — protein sequence MSTASMRATALLVALATALASCCGASSPHHAFPPAEAPAQAPNAEAPLTGHRGPEHGKCHRHELTPAEPPSYHGSPDHKHHGHRGHHRRHHHDHHEAPPSHSPAHHPPPPPHPHAPPPRFTPPGHHAPPPRYTPPGHHAPPPHFPPPKHHSPPPPHSPPQAHLAPPPPAHYTPPPQHSPSPPAHHSPPPPPSRYPPHVPAPPPHKHSPPPSHGKAPPPHGHRKFPPPMRSPHSAIAPSPADYSGIPPSEQGPKLPYHAAPSNAPLAGQNGASPPWYV from the coding sequence ATGAGCACCGCAAGCATGAGGGCCACTGCCCTCCTCGTCGCTCTTGCCACTGCGCTCGCCTCGTGCTGCGGCGCCTCATCGCCTCACCACGCCTTCCCGCCGGCAGAAGCACCGGCTCAGGCGCCCAATGCCGAGGCGCCGCTGACGGGGCACCGTGGCCCCGAGCACGGCAAGTGTCACCGCCATGAGCTGACGCCGGCGGAACCACCGTCCTACCACGGCTCGCCTGACCACAAGCACCATGGCCATCGTGGCCACCATCGCCGTCACCACCATGACCATCACGAAGCTCCGCCAAGCCATTCCCCTGCTCACCACCCTCCACCGCCCCCTCATCCCCACGCGCCGCCACCACGTTTTACACCCCCTGGTCACCATGCGCCGCCACCACGTTATACACCCCCTGGTCACCATGCACCACCACCCCATTTCCCACCCCCTAAACATCATTCACCGCCACCGCCTCATTCTCCGCCCCAGGCTCACCTTGCGCCTCCTCCCCCAGCTCACTACACACCACCGCCTCAGCACTCGCCGTCACCCCCAGCACACCACTCGCCACCCCCGCCTCCATCCCGCTACCCACCGCATGTCCCAGCACCTCCACCGCACAAGCATTCGCCGCCACCTTCTCATGGCAAGGCACCACCACCACATGGTCACAGGAAATTCCCGCCGCCAATGCGATCACCGCATTCAGCTATAGCACCCTCACCCGCTGATTACAGTGGCATCCCACCATCTGAGCAAGGTCCCAAGCTCCCATATCATGCTGCCCCTAGTAACGCGCCTCTAGCAGGTCAAAATGGAGCATCACCTCCGTGGTATGTTTGA
- the LOC112901702 gene encoding extensin-like — MGGKAALLLALVAVSLAVEIHADAGYGYGGGYGPTPTTPTPATPTPKPEKPPKGGKPEKPPKGGKPPKEHGPKPEKPPKEHKPPTYTPSPKPTPPTYTPTPKPTPPTPKPTPPAYTPTPKPTPTPTPKPTPPTYTPTPKPTPPTYTPTPKPPVTKPPTPKPTPPTYTPSPKPTPPTYTPTPKPPATKPPTYTPTPKPTPPTYTPKPKPPTKPPTYTPTPKPTPPSYTPSPKPKPTPPTYKPTPKPTPPTYTPSPKPKPTPPTYTPSPKPKPTPPTPTPTPKPTPPTYTPTPKPTPPTYKPAPKPTPPTYKPAPKPTPPVSYTPSPPPPYYK, encoded by the coding sequence ATGGGTGGCAAGGCAGCTCTGCTGCTGGCCCTGGTGGCCGTGAGCCTGGCCGTGGAGATCCACGCCGACGCCGGCTACGGCTACGGCGGCGGGTACGGACCCACGCCCACGACGCCCACGCCGGCCACACCGACCCCTAAGCCGGAGAAGCCGCCCAAGGGCGGCAAGCCGGAGAAGCCACCAAAGGGCGGCAAGCCGCCCAAGGAGCACGGGCCCAAGCCTGAGAAGCCACCCAAGGAGCACAAGCCTCCCACCTACACCCCGAGCCCGAAGCCGACGCCGCCCACGTACACTCCCACCCCCAAGCCCACTCCGCCGACGCCCAAGCCGACGCCACCCGCCTACACTCCCACGCCCaagccgacgccgacgccgacgccgaagCCCACGCCGCCCACCTACACTCCCACGCCCAAGCCCACTCCTCCGACGTACACTCCCACGCCCAAGCCACCGGTAACCAAGCCGCCGACACCGAAGCCAACCCCGCCGACGTACACTCCCTCGCCGAAGCCCACGCCGCCGACGTACACCCCGACGCCCAAGCCGCCGGCGACCAAGCCGCCGACCTACACCCCGACGCCCAAGCCCACTCCGCCAACCTACACCCCTAAGCCGAAGCCGccgaccaagccaccaacctacACCCCCACGCCCAAGCCCACTCCCCCGAGCTACACCCCGTCGCCGAAGCCGAAGCCGACGCCACCGACCTACAAGCCGACCCCCAAGCCCACTCCCCCGACCTACACCCCGTCGCCCAAGCCGAAGCCGACGCCGCCAACCTACACCCCGTCGCCGAAGCCGAAGCCGACACCGCcgacccccacccccacccccaagCCAACTCCTCCGACCTACACGCCGACCCCCAAGCCCACTCCTCCGACCTACAAGCCTGCCCCCAAGCCGACGCCGCCGACCTACAAGCCTGCTCCCAAGCCGACGCCGCCGGTGTCCTACACCCCCAGCCCGCCTCCGCCCTACTACAAGTGA